Genomic DNA from Thermotoga petrophila RKU-1:
ACGTAGTTTCCATCTATTTTCACCTTTATCTCATCGGAACCTCTGAGACCGTCTGCAATGATCACAGGGGCTCCCGTCACTTCGTAAGTAAAACCGTTCAGGTAAGCATTTACCAGGTGATCAACGGCGTTCGATCTGTGACCTGTGTAGAGCGTGTTCGCGTCGGTGAGGAAAGGTTTTCCACCCAGTTTCTTGATCTGATCTACAATGATTTTCACGTACTGAGGTCTTATGAACGCAAGGTTCCCGTATTCACCGAAATGGAGTTTTACAGCCACGAACTTGTCTTTTTCGATGATCTTCTCCAGCTCCACTTTTTTCAAAAGAAGTTCTAACTTTTGAAGCATGTTCATGTTCGGGTTGGTCGTCATGTCCGTGAAATAAACCTTCGCTGGCATGCGAAACCCTCCTTTTTGAGAATTAAAAAGAGAGCCCAGCTGGGCTCTCTTGAGGTGTATGATTTTTCAATTAAATTCTACCACAACTATCTACTTTGTTCAAACAGCCACTCTATGACTTCCTGACTTTCGTAAGCAGGTATCCATGATCCATGTGGATCCCAGCCGTGTTTCTCCATGAATCCTTTTTCGTATTCAGTGTATCTGACTTTTCCTCCAATCTCCGCCAATTTTTTCACAAGAACGCGCGAGTTCTCCACCGGGACAACGGGGTCGTCTTCTGCGTGGAAGACCCAGATGGGTATGTCCTTTATCCTCTCGACTTTGCTGACATCTCCTCCACCGCATATCGGTATTGCGGCTGCGAAGAGTTCAGGAAAGTTCATGATGGCACTCCAGGTGCCGTAGCCTCCCATCGAAAGCCCAGTGATATAAACACGCTTTTCATCTATGTTGTATTCGTCAAGAAGTTTCCTAATGATCTTTATCACCGCAAGAAGGGGCTTTTCTGGATTGAAAGGATTTTCCCTATCTGTGAAGAGAGTGGACCAACTGCTGTTTGGTGGGCACTGCGGTGCGAGAACGAAACACGGATGAACCACCTGGTATCTCGGCTGAGCCCAGACAACCGCTCCACGGTTTCCGGCGACCTGTAGATAGTTGTCTGTTCCCCTTTCTCCCGCTCCGTGCAGGAAGACAACTAACGGGTATTTTCTGTCAGGATTCACATCTTTCGGGACGAACAATCTGTAGGGTATCTCAACACCTGTTTCCGGATCTTTGAAAGTGAATGCAAGGAAATCATCGATGATGAGATGTTTCTCATCTGTCTGCTTCGATGTAAAGGGTTCTACTTTGTTTCCGTTCACATCAAAAATGGGAACGAGCTGTGAGACGATGTAGTCCAGCTCCATACGGGTGTTGAGAAAGCTGGGGCCGAAGACAATAGTATTTGAGTGGAAATCTTCGGGGGAGAGTTCCAGAACAACATACTTCCCACGGTTGTTGAAAATGCTGAAAGAGGGATCTCCATTGTCGTTTGCGTAAACCTTTGTAATCGTTCTTGAAGAGTAGGTATCGCTAGTTTTCACTTTCACCGAGAACTGATCCGGTGAGAGTTTCTGACCATCGATCTCAACGGGATATTCGATGACGACCGCACAGGCTTTTTCACCTTCCGGAAAGACTTTTGTAATAAGAGTTACACCGTTCACAGTAACATCCTCCTGCGCAAAGAGTATAGAAAGAATTCCCATGAAAATAAAAAACAGCGCTCCTCTTCTCGTGATTACACCCCCTTTGATGCAGAATTCACTTCGAGTATGTTGTAATTTTAACATAAAAAATAACGGCAACCGATCATTACATGGAGTCAATAACTTATGGTTTCGACGGAGCTTTTACTACGTACATTTTTGAGAATGATGCCCTTGAACTCTTTAGAAAGAGCATCGGGAGTAAAATCAGTTGTAACTCAAAGAAAATATTAGAATTTGAACTATAATTTGAAATAATTCCCATTATTCACTCATAATCATGAAAAATGGGTATTACTTGTGTTTGTACTTTTTGATTCATATCGTTATAATTTCTTTCTGAGGAAGATAGATAAAAAGCAGGAGGAATATGAAGTGCATAAAAAGCTGAATCCAAAATCCATGAAAACGGAAAACAAAAAGATGGTTCTGAGATATCTGATAGAGAGTGGACCGCACAGCAGGGTGGAAATCGCCAGAAAAACAGGACTCGCTCAGAGCGCAATATGGAGGATCATTGAAGAACTGGTGAATGAGGGATTGGTAGAGGAAAAGGGAACAGCGACTGGTCGTCGAAGAAAAGCTGTAACTTACGGCCCAACAAGATCCTTCATCACATCCATAATATATAACGTGGAAGTACTTGAAACACTGGTTGCAGTTGGTTTTCTGGATGGTGCATGGAGAATAATTGAGAGGTTCTCTACTCCAAAGGATTTCGATGAGTTCAAACAAAGAGTTGCTTCTTCTTATGAAAACATTCTCAAAAACCACGTTCTGAACGAAAACATATCGAAAGTGGTGTTCTCTCTTCCGGGTATTGTGAACACAGAAAATAAGTTTTTGATCCACGCGCCAAACCTCGGATGGAGAGATGTTGATTTTCATAAAGAGTTTGGAAATCTGGATTTGGAGGTTCTAGTGGAGAACGATTCCAATCTTTCACTGTTAGCTGAAGAATTCTTTTCTCAGGATGTGAAGGAAAGCGATGTTGCCTTCTTTCTCTATTTTGGTGAGGGAATCGGTGGAGCGATTTCGGTAAATGGAAAAATCGTTAGAGGAGAAAATTTCGCTGCCGGAGAAATAGGTCATGTTGTCCTTGATGTGAAGAGCGGAAAAGAAGTGGAGGAGTTTCTCTCTATATCACGACTCATAGAAAAGATAGAAAAATTTGTAGAACTTCAGGGAGAATCACTGAACGAGAAGTTCCGATACGTCAAAAGATTATGGTTCTCAGGAGAAAAGAACGTAAAAGAAACAATGGAAGAATTTCTTCAACATGTGGCAGTTGTTTTGAAGAACATCGTCTACTTTCTGAATCCTGGCGTGATAGTACTTGGTGGTGTTGTTAACGATCTCTGGGACACATTCGGATCTTTTATAAAAAGAGAACTTGAGAAGATAACAGACAAAGAAATTTCCGCCGTTCTCATAAGAGATACCATTTTCAAAGAAATTTCACCGTCTCTTGTTGGAGGAAATGTTCTGGCAATAGAGGAATTTTTGGGGCAAATAATTTAACCTGTATTCATATATGAAGGAGGTGTGGGTATGAGAAAGTCACTTGTACTGTTATTGGCTCTTCTGGTTCTTTCCAGTTTGATGGCACAGGTGTCTCTGCCACGTGAAGACACAGTCTACATCGGAGGGGCTCTCTGGGGTCCTGCAACCACCTGGAACCTCTATGCACCGCAGTCCACATGGGGCACCGATCAGTTCATGTACCTTCCGGCGTTTCAGTACGACCTCGGAAGAGACGCCTGGATTCCTGTTATCGCGGAAAGATACGAGTTCGTGGATGACAAAACTCTGAGGATCTACATTAGGCCTGAAGCGAGATGGAGTGATGGTGTGCCTATCACCGCGGAGGATTTTGTCTACGCTCT
This window encodes:
- a CDS encoding prolyl oligopeptidase family serine peptidase is translated as MNGVTLITKVFPEGEKACAVVIEYPVEIDGQKLSPDQFSVKVKTSDTYSSRTITKVYANDNGDPSFSIFNNRGKYVVLELSPEDFHSNTIVFGPSFLNTRMELDYIVSQLVPIFDVNGNKVEPFTSKQTDEKHLIIDDFLAFTFKDPETGVEIPYRLFVPKDVNPDRKYPLVVFLHGAGERGTDNYLQVAGNRGAVVWAQPRYQVVHPCFVLAPQCPPNSSWSTLFTDRENPFNPEKPLLAVIKIIRKLLDEYNIDEKRVYITGLSMGGYGTWSAIMNFPELFAAAIPICGGGDVSKVERIKDIPIWVFHAEDDPVVPVENSRVLVKKLAEIGGKVRYTEYEKGFMEKHGWDPHGSWIPAYESQEVIEWLFEQSR
- a CDS encoding ROK family transcriptional regulator, with the translated sequence MHKKLNPKSMKTENKKMVLRYLIESGPHSRVEIARKTGLAQSAIWRIIEELVNEGLVEEKGTATGRRRKAVTYGPTRSFITSIIYNVEVLETLVAVGFLDGAWRIIERFSTPKDFDEFKQRVASSYENILKNHVLNENISKVVFSLPGIVNTENKFLIHAPNLGWRDVDFHKEFGNLDLEVLVENDSNLSLLAEEFFSQDVKESDVAFFLYFGEGIGGAISVNGKIVRGENFAAGEIGHVVLDVKSGKEVEEFLSISRLIEKIEKFVELQGESLNEKFRYVKRLWFSGEKNVKETMEEFLQHVAVVLKNIVYFLNPGVIVLGGVVNDLWDTFGSFIKRELEKITDKEISAVLIRDTIFKEISPSLVGGNVLAIEEFLGQII